One genomic window of Manduca sexta isolate Smith_Timp_Sample1 chromosome 4, JHU_Msex_v1.0, whole genome shotgun sequence includes the following:
- the LOC119190287 gene encoding uncharacterized protein LOC119190287 yields MNPSSLAPVKVEMGENPLAQITVSSRIPDFWKESPRLWFAQFEAVVANQKLADESRYNLVVAKLNREQVEEVSDIVLAPPDTKKYEALKNRLLIVYEEPEVRQVQKLLKELELGDQKLSQLLRRMRDLARNKFGDETLSMLWMGHLPAAIQAILAVSELKDLKKLATMADKVVETTRFAEIQEVSCSRNSLPATQPSLVEQIAQLTQRLSQLETSNSRNRSFSRNGYKKFRRPASRSHDRTGHVNRRNPNWLCFFHFRYKGKASKCIQPCAWQKQQETEAEKN; encoded by the coding sequence atgaatccttcGTCATTAGCTCCAGTTAAGGTCGAGATGGGCGAAAACCCTTTGGCACAAATAACCGTGTCAAGCAGGATACCGGATTTCTGGAAGGAATCACCACGTCTTTGGTTCGCCCAGTTTGAGGCGGTGGTAGCAAATCAGAAGTTGGCCGACGAATCACGATACAATTTGGTTGTTGCGAAGCTTAACCGTGAGCAGGTAGAAGAAGTAAGCGATATTGTATTGGCTCCGCCCGACACCAAAAAGTATGAAGCCTTGAAAAATCGACTACTTATCGTGTATGAGGAGCCAGAGGTTCGGCAGGTTCAAAAGCTTTTGAAAGAATTAGAATTGGGAGACCAGAAGCTTTCCCAACTTCTAAGAAGAATGAGAGACCTTGCTAGAAACAAGTTTGGGGACGAAACTTTGAGTATGCTATGGATGGGACATTTACCAGCAGCGATACAGGCAATTCTCGCAGTAAGTGAACTGAAAGATTTGAAGAAGCTGGCTACTATGGCAGATAAAGTTGTCGAAACGACTCGATTTGCAGAAATCCAAGAGGTGTCGTGCTCTAGGAACAGTTTACCAGCCACGCAGCCAAGCCTGGTAGAGCAGATTGCTCAGCTAACGCAGCGTTTGAGCCAGTTGGAAACCTCAAACTCGAGAAACAGATCGTTTAGTCGTAACGGATACAAGAAGTTTCGTCGCCCTGCATCACGAAGCCACGATCGCACAGGACACGTGAACCGGAGAAACCCAAATTGGTTGTGCTTTTTCCACTTCCGGTACAAGGGAAAAGCCAGCAAATGCATTCAACCTTGTGCATGGCAGAAGCAGCAGGAGACTGAAGCGGAAAAAAACTAA